The following coding sequences are from one Haliotis asinina isolate JCU_RB_2024 chromosome 3, JCU_Hal_asi_v2, whole genome shotgun sequence window:
- the LOC137278109 gene encoding centromere protein H-like, giving the protein MSISEQTSQDGTAVDMVEEESTSTDHCIPAETVSDILATRTWLNGQLVDQLSQIQAEKTDVPLTKDVEVARERISKLQEEFLSESSKLALRELTLKRLQLGTALSKELFGPTDPDTDGTKEDDTVKKELEDMVIQQSKLVSQIMKEEAELEALRTELKTLREKNFAMKAQNRRSMNQIRQRQNLLEEKANDFRKHKEGQSKKEQLEGEMTKIVIQRHTLQGLILGSGINWAADPAMEELLLSLGEPLDL; this is encoded by the exons ATGAGCATTAGCGAGCAGACTTCCCAAGATGGTACAGCTGTGGACATGGTGGAGGAAGAGTCAACTTCAACTGACCACTGCATCCCAGCTGAGACAGTCAGTGATATCCTTGCCACCAGGACCTGGCTGAATGGACAGCTAGTTGACCAACTCAGTCAGATCCAAGCTG AAAAGACAGATGTGCCTCTAACGAAAGATGTTGAAGTAGCAAGAGAAAG GATCAGTAAACTACAGGAGGAGTTTCTGTCGGAGTCCTCAAAACTAGCATTACGGGAACTCACATTGAAAAG GCTCCAGTTGGGCACTGCACTCTCCAAAGAATTGTTTGGACCCACTGATCCTGACACAGATGGCACAAAAGAAGATGACACAGTAAAGAA GGAGCTGGAGGATATGGTGATACAACAGAGCAAACTTGTTTCTCAGATAATGAAGGAGGAGGCAGAACTCGAGGCACTCCGCACAGAGCTCAAAACTCTCCGTGAAAAAAACTTTG CGATGAAGGCTCAAAATAGAAGGTCAATGAACCAGATCCGCCAACGACAAAACCTTCTTGAAGAAAAGGCTAATGATTTCCGCAAACACAAGGAGGGTCAGAG taagAAGGAGCAGCTTGAGGGGGAGATGACAAAGATTGTGATCCAGCGCCACACACTCCAAGGCCTCATTCTCGGCAGTGGGATCAACTGGGCAGCTGACCCAGCCATGGAAGAGCTGTTGCTCAGTCTTGGTGAACCACTCGACTTGTGA